A genomic window from Streptomyces sp. MST-110588 includes:
- a CDS encoding asparagine synthase-related protein: MTVARIEKMLAEIVHRGNPENSGGVRGLPGAALGCNRLAIVDRESAVQPMCDSTGNLWVAFNGEIYNHAALRRELRRLGHTVRTGSDTEVLLHGYREWGHDLPARLDGMFAFVVYDVARRQFFAARDRFGVKPLYRATDGDAEYFASEMKCFLPFGLTPEVFPPGHWTDGSTTVRYHEEPERPPTGTDSTLVADFGHLLDEAVRKRVNTDLPIGVIYSGGLDSASVLALAARHHPDVTAISVGFPGSPDLAFAIRSCADLGIRHVVRYLTLDGLVRDLPKRVREAETFETVDIMDASVMAPAFEVAAELGLRVALVGDGSDELLAGYDLFREHPDPVELMRYRVGNLHRTDLQRVDRVSMHRTVEARVPFLDRDLADFAWWLPMDVKYRDGTEKWILREAMDGILPPYLARRPKIRMPEGTGLLYQLLEHVKGQWPGRAPGRDPELRRRIGLDQPDAAYLLELYLDQGYPPPRSRHKRPGWDFAPHGYFTFPGARGR; the protein is encoded by the coding sequence GTGACCGTCGCGCGTATCGAGAAAATGCTCGCGGAGATCGTGCACCGCGGCAATCCGGAGAACTCGGGCGGGGTCCGCGGGCTGCCGGGAGCGGCTCTGGGCTGCAACCGGCTGGCCATCGTGGACCGGGAGTCTGCGGTCCAGCCGATGTGCGACAGCACCGGCAACCTGTGGGTCGCGTTCAACGGGGAGATCTACAACCACGCCGCCCTGCGACGCGAACTGCGCCGCCTCGGCCACACCGTCCGTACCGGCTCGGACACCGAGGTCCTGCTGCACGGATACCGGGAGTGGGGCCATGACCTGCCCGCACGTCTGGACGGCATGTTCGCCTTCGTGGTGTACGACGTCGCCCGACGCCAATTCTTCGCGGCCCGCGACCGGTTCGGGGTCAAGCCGCTCTACCGGGCCACGGACGGCGACGCGGAGTACTTCGCGTCGGAGATGAAGTGCTTCCTCCCCTTCGGACTGACGCCCGAGGTCTTCCCGCCCGGCCACTGGACGGACGGCAGCACCACGGTCCGCTACCACGAGGAGCCCGAACGGCCACCGACCGGGACGGACAGCACGCTGGTCGCGGACTTCGGGCACCTGCTGGACGAGGCCGTTCGTAAACGGGTGAACACGGATCTGCCGATCGGCGTCATCTACAGCGGCGGTCTGGACAGTGCCTCCGTGCTGGCCCTGGCGGCACGGCACCATCCCGACGTCACCGCCATTTCGGTCGGCTTTCCCGGCTCGCCCGATCTCGCGTTCGCCATCAGGTCCTGCGCGGACCTCGGCATCCGCCACGTGGTGCGGTACCTGACCCTCGACGGTCTGGTGCGGGATCTGCCCAAGCGGGTCCGGGAGGCCGAGACGTTCGAAACGGTCGACATCATGGACGCCTCCGTCATGGCACCCGCCTTCGAGGTCGCCGCCGAACTCGGTCTCAGGGTCGCCCTGGTAGGCGATGGGAGCGACGAACTGCTGGCCGGCTACGACCTCTTCCGGGAGCACCCCGACCCGGTGGAACTCATGCGGTACCGGGTCGGGAACCTGCACCGTACCGATCTGCAGCGGGTCGACCGGGTGTCGATGCACCGCACCGTCGAGGCCCGGGTGCCCTTCCTGGACCGCGACCTCGCCGATTTCGCCTGGTGGCTGCCGATGGACGTCAAGTACCGCGACGGCACCGAGAAATGGATCCTGCGGGAAGCCATGGACGGCATCCTCCCGCCGTACCTCGCCCGACGTCCCAAGATCCGGATGCCCGAAGGCACCGGCCTGCTCTACCAGTTGCTGGAGCACGTCAAGGGGCAGTGGCCCGGCCGTGCCCCCGGCCGGGACCCGGAGCTGCGGCGCCGGATCGGCCTGGACCAGCCGGACGCCGCGTACCTCCTGGAGCTGTATCTGGACCAGGGCTATCCGCCGCCCCGCAGCCGTCATAAGCGGCCCGGCTGGGACTTCGCCCCCCACGGCTACTTCACCTTCCCGGGCGCCCGGGGCCGGTGA
- a CDS encoding class I SAM-dependent methyltransferase, producing MRLEVGGISMNAQSLLHELRDTEYLDGIDVGAYLDLTREQHPQLYAELDFGRDGAREALKSLAQVFNEFETDDRENGRGDSYRRAQKHIAVRMTGIRRLFELAGGVKDVRDLSPTWRTLDLLAGDGLLTRALRVLAPQVRDGVISSDIARTMVTAALSAGLPAIRQDARFLFMRDAAMDAVILAYGSHHVPSDDRTTVFLEAARVLRPGGRFVVHDFEEGSPSARWFSEAVHRHSAAGHPYRHFTAEELREGFGAAGLRDIRVHRVYDPFIMGAATREDAVGELADYLHDMYGLCGLDHGDATRESVRARVWQLCEECFRFGPDDGGADRTDAWLRTPAVHRVGGQWVAEIPRIALVGVGEK from the coding sequence GTGCGCCTCGAGGTAGGGGGAATCTCGATGAATGCGCAATCTCTGTTGCATGAATTACGTGACACCGAATACTTGGACGGAATCGATGTGGGTGCCTATCTCGATCTGACCCGCGAGCAGCACCCACAGCTGTACGCGGAACTCGACTTCGGCCGGGACGGCGCCCGGGAGGCCTTGAAGTCACTGGCCCAGGTGTTCAACGAGTTCGAGACCGACGACCGGGAGAACGGCCGTGGGGATTCCTATCGTCGAGCTCAGAAGCACATCGCCGTCCGGATGACGGGAATCCGTCGGCTTTTCGAGCTGGCCGGTGGGGTGAAGGACGTGCGGGACCTGTCTCCCACATGGCGCACGCTGGACCTGCTCGCGGGCGACGGGCTGCTCACACGCGCCCTGCGGGTGCTGGCGCCGCAGGTGCGCGACGGGGTGATCAGCAGCGACATCGCGCGCACGATGGTGACCGCGGCGCTGAGCGCGGGCCTGCCCGCGATCCGGCAGGACGCCCGGTTCCTCTTCATGCGGGACGCCGCCATGGACGCCGTCATCCTGGCCTACGGAAGCCACCACGTGCCGTCGGACGACCGCACCACGGTGTTCCTGGAGGCCGCGCGGGTGCTGAGGCCGGGCGGGCGGTTCGTCGTCCACGACTTCGAAGAGGGCTCGCCCTCGGCGCGCTGGTTCTCCGAAGCCGTCCACCGGCACTCCGCGGCCGGCCACCCCTATCGGCACTTCACGGCGGAAGAGCTGCGCGAGGGCTTCGGTGCGGCCGGGCTCCGCGACATTCGCGTCCACCGTGTCTACGACCCCTTCATCATGGGGGCGGCCACACGCGAGGACGCCGTCGGGGAACTCGCCGATTACCTGCACGACATGTACGGCCTGTGCGGTCTCGACCACGGCGACGCGACACGGGAATCGGTGCGGGCGCGGGTGTGGCAACTCTGCGAGGAATGTTTCCGCTTCGGCCCCGACGATGGTGGCGCCGACCGCACCGACGCGTGGCTACGAACTCCCGCCGTCCACCGAGTGGGTGGACAGTGGGTCGCGGAGATTCCACGCATCGCGCTCGTCGGAGTGGGCGAGAAATAA